The DNA sequence GTCCTTAGTtagagctctccataagtccaacttaaggacattaaaccaaagtgctaggtgggagacaccccaccatggtaacattgttataactcttctctttttgtatatattttgacttAGTTGCATTTTTGTTTGATTGGTTAGCCAAAAAATGAAAATGTCCAAACCGCATATGTCACTGCTAGTTATCATCAAGTATCACAGAACTCATGCAAGAGGGATTAACATGTTGAAGTTTTAATGGAAATGTTTTGTTTGAAGTCATCTTTGCTTTATCTATGAACCTTCCGTTATTGTCAAACACAGTGCAATATCTATGATAAGTTATCATCTTATATCTCTTCTCAGATAATTGCCCCATActcaataaattataatcaaGTTCAGGAGCATAGAAAACATCAAAAAAAACTCAAAGAACCATCCTTCAATCTAATTAGTATGTGCCATTTTCCTTCAATAGGGATCTTTGTACTATTACCAAACTTCAATAATAGTTTAACTGAATCATCTAGTGAAGAAAATAACTCATTTTTACCAGACATATGATTACTACAAGCATGATCCAAGTACCATATATTTTTATCTAGAGCAGGtgaattacttgtaaaaaataaagtctGAGTACCCGGATTATCATCAGTATTTTGATGCTGATTTTTTGCAACATGTGCTTGATTGTTATTCATCATTTTAAATCTGCAATCTGCTGCTTTGTGTCCATACTTTTCACAATGAAAGCAGTTGAAATTGATTCGTTCTTGATAAAAATTGCCTCGACCTCTTCCTCGATTGACAGGCCTGAAATTTGTTCTATGTAAGAATCGGAATAaccgctttaataaaataataattttaattgtcCAAAATAGGTTTGTAaatatgaaaatattattttgaaaataaaaagatgaaatttgaattcaataaatttttctgagagagaaaatgtatcttttatgaaaagtttttgtaaaaatgcgtaccaaCACTTAAGtcggcagtaccggctctagtctgtccgGTACCTtgtattgaaaaaaataagattttaaaatttaatttattattttgaaaggaaaaaataatttagaattgaaaaccgggcgctaattttaaaggttttggcccaaaattgggccaaatggacctaaaacgctaacggattggaccgAGTCCAAAACGGGCCCAAGATCCAACATATATATACTCTATTTATGAGCTTCAAGCTCATTTTaatgggaagagagagagagaactcggATAGATGAGGGTGAGGGGTGAAACCCATTGTTACTATTCATCTCCTCCTTCTtttggccataacttgagctacggtgctccgattgacgagtcgtttgtGGTAACGCAAAGCTCTCATCAAGCTCTTCATTTCTATCAAAATAAAGTGGTAATATTTTTGAAATCCATGCTCCAATTTCCATCCCTAACAGTTTCATGttttttgttctagttttttagtagattttgtgattttgtttgtttaagagtgatctagcattggaataTTATTGGATTTTCTCCCTAATATCATTGGGTAAGGTAAGTCTCTTCTATCTTTTGTAATTTGATATTTTGGGTTAGCCATAGTGATATTTTTGTATGTTATATGATGTTAGACTGaggtttggtgtttgttggagtgagCTAGATGGTTTTGAAGCTTTGAGTTTGAGCTTGGTGTTTTGAGTTGcgtgagaatcggccaaggtatgatttcggtttcctttatgtaatatataatatttctggacacttaggctagtggaccctaagataggattgaatggtgTTGGTGTATGATTAATTATATGTGCatttatgtttgatgatgaaGAGGATGATATAAAGTGTTAGAATGTGTGATATATGAATTAGAATGATAATAAAATGAGTATTGGTATTGTTTATGATTATGGtgattgatgaattatgatgttgtTGTTAGTGAATGGTGTTGATTATGGAGTTTGAATAATGATAAATATGAGTATTTATGGTGAGATATAATAAATAATGTGTATGATGAGTAAATTGTGCAAATTGTTGATGATTGAGATCTTGATTGAGAATTATGGTTATGTGTTAATTTATGGTGGAAAGGTTGAGTGAATTAGGTGTGGAAGTGGTGGAAGTACAATGGAATGGTAATGTGTAGTAGGTGAtagtgttttatgatgtttggttatgttttggtttggtttggttatggaatttagaaatttgagaactttgatatttttgtgtaaaacttaatttttggtaaactttgacggatcataactcaAGCCTcagacattgaaaataaattatttttattttaaattaaaggcgatttcaagagctttaaaatgatataaagtttgtttAAAATAgagttttgtagagaaagttatgaacaTTTAAAGTTTGGGGGGTCTAAAACTGAAATTTCTGTAACTTAACTTTTCTGGATTCTGATATACATGCGTATGTGGCCCAGGTATGCGTATGAGAAATGGCCCAATTTTTGTGTATGCGTACGCGGACGTATTGTATGCGTACGCACGATAGGGCGGGGGTGCACACGCACAACCCCTATTTTGTCTGAAAATgtgtttttcttcacttttaaggGCTTCCTAGCCTTCCAAACTTCCATAACTTTTTCTTAAGACTTGTGGCTAGTAATTAGACTCTAAGACTAGTGAAGATGAGTTAGTTAATTTGAATTGGTAATTTTTTTTCTGTGATATGAGTTTAGAGCCGGTGACTTAGGCTTTGGAAAGTTTGTGGAAGAGATTAGTGAATGTGGTGTGGTGAGGTATTTCTTTGACGAGACTTTGATATTAGGAATGATTATGTCGTATTTGAGGAACTTGaggattgatgatggtgatgatgagatTGGAACTTGAGAACCTGGAAAAAGATGATAAATCTGTTGTATAAtgagagtgtgcagggcactatatccctgggatTCTGAGACTTGAAGGTTGAGAATAGATGGAGATGAAAAGATGGTGAACTTTTCGGATATGGAATGACAGTGTGcaaggcactatatccctgggatGAAATTATGTTTGATAACCTTTTCTGccacatgagtgtgcagggcactatatccctggcgtggcagaTCTTCTGTCGCAGGAGTGTGCAGGGCATTATATCCCTAGCGTAGTAGgttctctgctgcatgagtgtgcagggcactatatccctagcATGGTAGGAAAGCCAACATCCAAAAGGATATGTtgggttggcatttatggaccgacaagtaATATCAcaagccaataggacaggcattcatcatatgtatcTTCTACATGCTTGCatgctttgattacttgaatTGTGCCTATTTGAGTAACATGCCTAAATGCTAATTGTTTACTTgttgtatatgtatattacttgtgtattacttgcttgcattacCTGTTTTTGTCTGGTGctaaggaggttaggtaggcggtggcaatgggatcgcaaGGAAGTTGGGTTggagaaggctgtgggatacagcagtGTAAATGGTATTAGTTAGATATCCcataagtttagataaccctgtttattgtttatggtttaagttatttatttttgttaagtttgaatatctgtatcgatgtgaagttttaggattgcctttggtgtcctagaaccttacatcttacatattgggcattgttaccatactgagaacctccggttctcataccatatgttgttgttgtttttcatatgcaggtcgtaacccacctcggtgagttgctagATGGTGACGGAGCGGAGGATCTTACGCAttcttttgtattttgattatttgTTGTAGTATTTTCTCTCACCCTTTTATTTTACGcgttatggccttagaggcttgatttgagagataagttttATAAGCTATTTTAAACTTCCAAAACTCTTTTGTATTCCAATTTTACTAGCTGGCCTAAACTCTACAGGCTGTGACTAGTCTTCTTTTTGgtatatcatacttatatatatcttgtttattTTAATCATTACCTTTTGTATCCTagagctatctacaaggttttatatatattatgtcttgttctgTCCGTGCCTACgcatttagttatcgtgtgtgaacgcttcgcattttgtaattccgctttatgcgactttgagcttttattccttcatcaggcttctagttatataaattcttggatatatattatatattataagttttagaactgtcgtgacactttgttatcctttgctttacgactagaggtaaggtttagggtaaTGGGGTGTTACATTCCACCTCTTCCTTGATTAGGTGGTGTAAAATTATTATAACTTTTTTTGTTGTAATTACCACAACCTCTACCTCTGAAACTTTCTCTACTTCTATTTTGAAGATTGAAGCCACAACATCGTCCTTTTTGTGTACGACTTGATTCTGCAACATTGTTTAAATTCACTCGGCTTTTCAGGACTTCTTCCGTTGATTTTTTTTACTTCTCCAATATTCTGCTGATGTGGCTTTCCATGGTTCCTTGCAACTCTGCGATCGTCATGGTATCCATATCGTGTGACTCTAGTATCGTAGTCACCACATGGTCATACTTCATCGGCATGGTGTGAAGAATTTTCTCCACCACTTTACTATTGGACATATCTTCTCCATAAACTCAGATCTTATTGACAAGATCTGTAACACGAGTAAAATATTGTTCAATAGTTTCTGAGCTAGACATCTCGtacatttcatattctcttctcAAATACTGTAATTTTGCTTTCTGAGCTTTATCTACGCCTTTGTATGATAGCTTCAATGTGTTCCATGCTTCTTTTGCACTTTTGGCATTTGCTATTTTTTAAACACCGTATAATCTACtccttgatgaatttgagataaCGCCAATTGATCTCTCCTCTGTTGGGCAGCATCTGCTCCTTGTTGCAAACCTGGTTCAATGAAATTCCACAGGTTCTGGGCCTTCAAATGGGTAGACATCAAAGTCTCCCAATAACTATAATCAAGTTTCCCATCTAACTTGGGACCAGACcacataatattaaaaatatttgacaTACCGACTCTATGAATAAACAACTATGTGAGAACTCTCCCACACCTCACAAACTCTCAAACACCAGGCACTGGATTAATCAGCTCTGATACTAAATATTAGTAAAATACCCACACTATATTGGCTGCAGAATCACTCACTCACATAAATAAtgctatcatatttttcatctctcaaaCTTACTAATACTCATAAAACAAAGGAGCACCTCGCAATTCTCACAACacaattttattatttgaaacaCACATAATACACAAAGCATGTATAGCTTTATATagactaaattttttaataaaataataatttctttttcttaacaaCTAAGACTACATTGGTGATGATCATGAAGCTTGTAGAGCTTGCATGCtttgtcatcattcttttaatAATCAAATACCTCTCTTGAGCATTTTTTGTAATTCTTCAAATTTTCAACATCTTCTAATAAATAGATGATTATTGTTTTCATTTCAAACTTTACTTCTTTAATTCTTTAATCATGTTTCATGAAGATTCTAGTCCATGcaagttgatttaaaatttttaatcaacacACATAGAATAAAAAGATAACAACAATATAAATGAAAATGTGTTAATATATATTacatttttactaattttaaaaatggTAATTGTGTTAACTActgtttattaatattaatagtgaaaatgaaaaagaataatcaattatatattattaattttacaattaaaatatgcaacatatcattttttattgtaattgaaatcaaatcttttcctccaaaattaaacaATTCTCTCTTCCTCTCACCCATTTTAtctatctctctcattccttcactcattttatctctcttatatatcatttatcaatgattaattacaaatttaataattaacatgtgcaacatgacattctctaattataattaaagttgaaattaaaatatagttatattattatattactaatttaacaatcaaaatgtgccacatgATACTCTTATTAAAAatgagataaaatatttttttccaaaattatatGCTCCCTTCCTCCGTTCTCTTATCTACCTCTTTCTCCTTCTCTATTTCTCTTTATCCTTTTTACTCTACAcataacttttattttatattttatattattaatttgacaaactaaaatatatcataaaatattctTTCAATacgattaaaataatttttttttcaaaattaagaaattatctctctcttttttcttctttatttttctcttttctctttcattctttatttctttctatttttctgtgctataaaaaactaaaattaataaaataataaacttaaataaattcataaaattataagaaatacattaaatttataattaaatataattaaaaaaataatcacacaatttattcacctaaaaatatatattattattattgttattatatgcatacatttttagtttttttatttaattttaattttttattatttatttttttaaacgatattttcacttctcttcaaatatttattacatttaatttATAGAGAATGTTAATGTTGTGATTAATAACTAAAATCAAGATTTAATTGTTTCAAAAAACGCGCCCAAAAGGTGGCCTCATCTACTTACCTCTCGGACACGACAAAAGTAGTCCAACCctacttatctaaataagtaactaCCTCTTAAGATATCTCCCACTTATTTAAAAAGGAGATCTCAACAACTTCCCTATCAAGAGGGAACGACTATCCACcatcaaaggtggaactactctaaaAGGGTGGTTACACATTCTATTATAAATATACTGACACTCTCAAGTATATTCCAGACCTAATCTACTAAAATCTTATTAAAGtctttgctaacttaagcattggagtctcttgcaggtaccactctccacctcctcacgaggaactcggatgGCGGCACCTCAACATCAACACAAAATCTTGCCTCAAAAGGAGACTGGACCTCACGTCCAAGCCCAAATAATAACCTTCGAGACAAGACTTAAtacctaattaaatgtaaaagtatatacattaaattatttcataatgaatgttaaaattaattatttattattagtaaaaaattaaactctttcacataaaaataattattaaaaaatttattagttaattttttttgtctgcTAAAATCATGTTCTTCTTAGTTAATCATGTTCTTCTTAGTTAACAAAGATTTTTATCCCCTAcaacttttttgtaaaagtagtttaattttataaatctttttgtgctataatatataatattataacaaaaataacattttaaaatatttatatttctatAGTATTATTACAGACAAAAACACTATTTGAAATACTACTCTCCATATTTCCTTTATAAATTGTTATAGATACTAAGGGTTGAactactaataaataaaattatattggcAAATAAATACCAAAAAACTACAGAATTTTAATGATATCAGAAATAGTGGCAACGGCGGAATTGATCCATGTAAATCAGAGTTAGTAGAGCTATATATttctataaaaatattacaatGAATAAAGTACTGTGTATATACCATATGTTGAAAAAGGTAACATTATGAATCATTTTAAGAGGAAATTATATCATTTTTCAAGGAGCATGAGTTTCATTCATGCTCCTGTTACAAAAATTGGTGACCATTTTTTATCCTTTATAACCCTTAGTGTGTGTTCATTCCTCTCATCCTATTTACATGTTTTTTAAGGCTTAATAGTAAAAAGTGTTGTCCTTGTGATTTGGAGCATCCTTGCACAGCATGGATCGAACTTCCATGATAGATCGAGGTGCCTCTAGATCCTTCTCTTGTAACGCATTTCCAAGAAGTTGCTGCATCTGCGACGCAAAGGTGTCATCCAAGACCTGCGCAATCAATGATTCGATCAGGAATTGCAAACTGTGTgacaaacaaataattaatgaGAGAAATTCTAATATATCCATGGTGGAAGTGTTTTCTTCCAAAAAGCAGCAAGTAGAGTAGTAAGTATAACCTATTTATTGTATACAGTTCATAAAATTTGTGAACATCCATGGCGGAGTAAAAAAATTTCCCTCTATGGTTAGATGTAAGAACTCAAATTTCAACTATTAAATGGCATGTGCATTGGTGCCTGCTTCCCCGTCATCACAGAAAGAGCAAATTATGTCACCATGTACAAACAGTGGTATTATGTTAAAGGTTTATTACtcttttagtttttataatttcactaatattttatttaGGTCCTTACAACTTAAAAAATTGGTAATCAGATCcttatattagataaaaatttataattacatCCTTActagtttttatttttcagaaaaacacactaatctttaaaatatttgcTTTCTTAATATTCCATAATTCATCGCATATCAAATACAAAGCGAATATTTCACACagaaaattgtattttttaacaaaaaatagttAGAAAGGACTTAATTGAAAGTTTTTATCTAAGTGAAGattcaattacaaacttttaaactaCAAGgacctaaataaaaaatttgatgaaactataAAAAGCAAGAGAATAATTAAACATATATTAAATAGTTTTAAAAACAATGGCATtatgttaaataaatttttatacagTAGTCACTGAAGAACAGCATTAGTTAAATGGATCACATCTTGAAGATTTTCTCAGCATTCATGCTCAATGTTTTACCATATATAAAAGAGTTTATAATTAAGCTGATTAGGGTGTTACTTACAGAAACAGCCACCCTTGAACCTTTGTACCATGACCTGTTCTCTTTTCGATTCTCCAAGAAACTCAAAATCTCCTGTGGAATACAAAGATACCATGAATCATATGGAATTGCTATCACGGACTCCGGCATCTATATGGAATTAGTATCGTGGAGTCCGGCATCTAAATTAAGGCAAGCAAATGAAATCTAAAATCTGAATGCAATCAGTTTTACCTGTCCCATACGATCCCAATACCCTCGACAGATGGCAATGAAGACATGAGTCTCGAAGATGCTGTGAAGGTGACTTACGGTACTAGCCAACTGCTCGTTCAAGGGCTGAATTCTTCCTCTTAAATCAGATTCGACCACAGTTTCCTTTGAATCTTGAAGAATTTTCTTCAATTTTGTGGTATTTTGTAGCTTTGTCTGAAACATCATAAAAAAGATGCATATGCGGGACACATTATATACTTTATCAGTTCCTTCTCATTAATCTAGAATGAAAACAATTAAGATAATCTTCTACTGCATAAATATGTTGAACGTAGCATTTGCAATTTGATCCCAATGCGGAATTATATAATCCCAGGTCGTTATTGcggcaaataaattaattacaaaGAGATACTTACATTCTCCACGAGTTTCTCAACAATAGCTTGCACGTAATTCCTGAACTTTGCCCTCAGCATCACCGTCACTTCACTAAGTCGCTCACCAGGTGCTGTGTTTCCAGCATTCGGCAAGCACGAACCCCACGACCTGAACTGAGATTCTACCCTTGGACGCAATACGTCCAGCATTCTCTTCAATGAATTCAAAAGAATTCCAAGCTGAAAGCATATAGGCTTAAGTTTAAAGTGCTTGTACAAGAACAGAATATTTAAACTACTGAGGAATTCATTCCACCTACCTCATCAGGAACAACATATGCACATGTGTTCCGTTTGGCGAGTTTCTGGACATATTTCAGCCCAAATTTCTTGGGAGCAATGCTATCCTTGAGAGGAGACAGTACATCTGCATATTGTTTGTCTAAAGCTTCCACTATAGCCTTCTCAATATCAGCAATGGCCtttttttcaaataaacaaagaaaacaaattaatactttttttatCCTGTACAATATCACATGCatgatcaataaataaaatattttataatcaaaTATCAAGTATTACTCTCCTTAGAATATGTAACCAAGAACAGGAGAGGACAAAGCTTATTCATTTTTTTGTGTGGAGTTCTTCGAAATATATAAACTTTGCATTAAAGTGATTTACCTCCATAAATTAATAGGAAGATGAAAATGTGATGAAAAATCCGGGCCATATTACTTTCGAGTGCATATTATAGCATAAAAGATGCAGGATTAATGAAGTAATAAGGAAGATCTGGCATACATTCTCTAAGACCAAGGTATATTCTGGCCATCGGCAAATGATGACCTCATAGTCCGTCAATGTCTCCTTCAGCCGCTCGTACATGTCATCGACAAAAGGAGTAGTAGAATGTTGTGTTCTAACTCCTGACCACTTCACCTGGAAGAACAATGCATTCAGTTACAATCCTATTGCAATAAGAAAATTTACCACCTTTGATAGGATTGTGTTGAGAAGAAATACCTTATCTAATTTGCACGACTCGAGTAAAGATAGGCGTCTGTCTTGGATCCAGACAAGAATATACAAATGGAATAACTCTTTTGCATCTACACCACCTTTGATAGGACTAACAGGGAGATAAAATAAGTTAAGATTATTCAGTATCATTCAAAGCGAATAAAACTAGGGCTATACAGAACACACCTAATATTCCAGCTATTAAGATCCCTCTGAAAATCTGATGTTGCGATAATAAGGTCAGCTACCGGCGATGCCGGACCTGTTGGTGGACAAGATATGAGGAAAGCTCGTAATCTACTGCAAAGCTCAGTGCTGTATATTGATGCAGAGAGATTTGGCAGGTCCACAAAGCTGTGAAAAATACAGAATTACAGAACAAGATAGGTTAGAAGCTGAAATTGACAAAAGTAGCTAGAAAGAACTACCACAAAAGGACACTTGGACAAAAAGATAATAAAGTTTGAAATGCATAAAACTGATTCATAGGAAAATCCTATGCCAATGAGTAAAATTATGCCACCACATATTCAAATACTATGTATTCCTATCCAAGATCACATTTATCAACTATGCAAGCTAGAAGCTAGTTTATTGCTGCACATGCACATGCTTGCTTAACCGGTTATTATTAACAGAAGCACTGGGCTACCAAACTTTTTCAGTTAGAACATACATAATTTGGGCAACATTTAGATTCAGTCTGAATTTCTGATgagaaattgagaaaataataaaataaaataaaaaggcaaAAATCCTATTTCCCACTTGTATTGTTTTGATTAAAAGCACATCAAAACAAGTTTTCTAGGTTTGGTACGAAGTAACAATGAACCGCAATCTTATCACTTATAGCTCGTTGAAATATAGCTAAGCTTAAACACAATTTTCTAATAAAGATGATACCAAATTACCAATAAGGGGCAGTTGCATTAAATATTTTCATCAACATATCCTGATATAATCATCTATTCGTTTTGTGTATCGAGCAACTAAAATTTAATCTTGTATTTCAGCAATGATACTCTAGCAGATACATACAAGATTATGCAGGACGTAAATAATACCTTGGAAGTATATTTTGATTATGAATCTGGATATCGGTATGAATCTCATTTCCAAAGTTTATGCATAGGGACTTCATCTTCTGATACGCAGTTGACATAGTCACACTATCCACCAGAGCGCCTTCATTACTGTTTGTAATATATTCATCTGTTTCAGTCAGGTGCCTTCTGGCCCTCTTTTTCGCAGCAACCTGGGAAGATACTAGTGATCAATAAGTGGACAGTtgctttaaataataattaaaaaaaaaaagaaactcaaGTTCATCTAACCTGGAAATAATGGCAGAAAGCAGTTTGAGCCTCGGGGGATAAGATGTCATGAAGAAGCTTGTAGAGCTTAACAGCAGGTTCCAAGGCAGGGGCTGCATGGCCAGATGCCGGTCTGAAAACCTCTACGATACCCGAAAAAGATGATTCGTCAAGTGATTTGTAATTCTCAAAAACAAGAGTGAGTATCTGTTCAATTTGATCCTTGGTCTCTCCTAGTATACGATTCTGATGagagtaacaaaaaaaatatgttaGCCAATATAGGAAGATCGATCTATTTGAAGTAAGCAGATGTTGAAAAAACAATCAGTTCAAGTATATCAAATACAATCAAGTCGAAGTTACAGAATAAACTTGCCAAATACAAGAAGAGTCAGTTAcatgaattacataaataaaaaatataaatgataccTCTTGGTGGCTTAAAGAAGTCTTGCCATTTCCCTTCATGAGAACTGGTGTTAGCAGATCATACACCAGGTTAAGGCAGTCTTCTGTTGGTGTAGCCACATCCATGACATAAGATAGATACCTATTTAAACAGAATGTCATGAAGACCGCAAATAAGATAAATTAAAGTGTttggaaaatatatatttagttaATCGTTAAATATTTCAAAAGATAATAGCAAATGAACTTCACATTACCTCAACTTAGTATATATCTCAGACACACCATAATAAGATGCAAACTCTGTCAAAAGCCATTTCCAAGGACCATGTAGCAACAGATTCCTTTGCTGAAAGCCCTGAACTTTCATTGCAACTTCTAAAACTACGTCATATGCTACTGTCTCTGCTACAGAACCACACTGGAATGAAAGGGTGAGACAAATAAATATTGGTTATGTTAAGCATAATACAACTAAAACCAAGATAAAACTTTCAGCAAATGAAAACACCAAGTAACCTTAAACCTTAAACATTCATAACAAAAAAGACTATTTTCCTATTTCAATTTCAGAATAGTTATAGAAGAAGCCCCAAGGAATCATCATAAGCCAATATTACTTTTCTAGTTGAGTCGTTGCACGTGTTCAATGTGTTTGGACTAGCTTATTGTGTTTGAAATAATATCTAATAgaaatataaatgttaaattaacaaaaaaagaaaaacaacaagaaaaaggaaagagtgaTTACTCAAAAGACAAACGTGCATTTACAAACAGAACAAATGGAAGTAAGATTTAGACTGTTCCTGTGACAGTATGAGTGTGGTTTAAGAAAGCACACCATGAATTGAGGACCTGACTATTATAGTTCAATGCATACATAGCTAACCTTAAGATGACTATTGTCATCTGCACTTGTTGAATAAAGTATATACAGTTGTATCTTGCCAACAAGCTCATGGCCAGGCTCACGATAAATCGGCCACCAGCGTAATTTGTCAGCCTGCAATCAGATTGAACATCACCAATTTTACaacaattatcatcattcattacaAGCACTAGAGACTCC is a window from the Arachis hypogaea cultivar Tifrunner chromosome 17, arahy.Tifrunner.gnm2.J5K5, whole genome shotgun sequence genome containing:
- the LOC112764071 gene encoding uncharacterized protein, with product MFTEGLDKNALRWVREKDIPISSTTLRSRNDPISVVKGGSGRGFGLPPPAKFRSGHIPANAIPVSSINSGSNSDNDDSIDSEEEVYGGRYSLDSSPQDPRVPNGAPGRYGNLPRRAPRYGSDYTYSEVSSSRETLVGRNGFVRDPLLRGVRKVMHSGFTEDESSDSAASSEFSTTQVGSINGAVPRNRASEGYASSVPSRMNTQSAAEKNGRGSDDDDDIPSAPPFCGAAPEIRQVHEKIPTSGVHAIPHKAESSTLKSMSEDTKENIGAESDQFVRNAPSSEAAASSNSQPARIPTFHASALGPWHGVIAYDACVRLCLHAWAMQCMEAPMFLENECALLRDAFGLRQVLLQSEDELMMKSKSEPSSEGVAPKPKKLIGKMKVQVRRVKMGLDPPTGCSMSSFVTDKLKMESVRHRFSSFQLSLSSGWQSLKRIRFAPRLPANGSFARQSLAYVHASTRYLQQVSGLLKVGVTTLRNNSTSYEAVQETYSCFLRLKSTAEEDSIRLQPGSSESHMFFPDSLGDDLLVEVQDSKGKHFGRVLVQVATVADDPADKLRWWPIYREPGHELVGKIQLYILYSTSADDNSHLKCGSVAETVAYDVVLEVAMKVQGFQQRNLLLHGPWKWLLTEFASYYGVSEIYTKLRYLSYVMDVATPTEDCLNLVYDLLTPVLMKGNGKTSLSHQENRILGETKDQIEQILTLVFENYKSLDESSFSGIVEVFRPASGHAAPALEPAVKLYKLLHDILSPEAQTAFCHYFQVAAKKRARRHLTETDEYITNSNEGALVDSVTMSTAYQKMKSLCINFGNEIHTDIQIHNQNILPSFVDLPNLSASIYSTELCSRLRAFLISCPPTGPASPVADLIIATSDFQRDLNSWNISPIKGGVDAKELFHLYILVWIQDRRLSLLESCKLDKVKWSGVRTQHSTTPFVDDMYERLKETLTDYEVIICRWPEYTLVLENAIADIEKAIVEALDKQYADVLSPLKDSIAPKKFGLKYVQKLAKRNTCAYVVPDELGILLNSLKRMLDVLRPRVESQFRSWGSCLPNAGNTAPGERLSEVTVMLRAKFRNYVQAIVEKLVENTKLQNTTKLKKILQDSKETVVESDLRGRIQPLNEQLASTVSHLHSIFETHVFIAICRGYWDRMGQEILSFLENRKENRSWYKGSRVAVSVLDDTFASQMQQLLGNALQEKDLEAPRSIMEVRSMLCKDAPNHKDNTFYY